One window of the Pieris brassicae chromosome 2, ilPieBrab1.1, whole genome shotgun sequence genome contains the following:
- the LOC123720096 gene encoding DNA polymerase beta-like: MTIEELKQHKNKLTHHQLIGLKYFEDFEKKIPRSEIKEVENIMKKVISDLDTEFTVTICGSYRRGKSESGDIDALVTHTSLRASKDHKKQGELLFNKIINALQVLITETISKGNTKFMGVCRLSPEHSSRRLDIRLIAHEQYYCAVLYFTGSDVFNKEMRAHALEKGFTLNEYSLRPIGMTGVPGEPIDLTSEEDIFDYIDYPYKKPEERNL, translated from the exons ATGACGATAGAAGaattaaaacaacataaaaataaattaacacatCATCAACTTATTGGTTTGAA gtatttTGAAGACTTTGAAAAAAAGATACCAAGGTCAGAGATCAAAgaagtagaaaatataatgaagAAAGTTATCTCTGATCTAGATACGGAGTTTACGGTAACAATATGTGGCAGTTATAG ACGTGGTAAATCAGAAAGTGGCGATATTGACGCATTAGTAACTCATACCTCACTGAGGGCATCAAAGGATCACAAGAAACAAGGCGAATtactttttaacaaaatcattAACGCTTTACAAGTACTAATCACTGAAACTATATCAaaaggaaatacgaaatttatG gGTGTATGTAGACTATCCCCTGAGCATTCATCCAGACGTCTAGATATAAGGCTCATTGCCCACGAGCAGTATTATTGTGCCGTGCTATATTTTACCGGGAGCGATGTGTTTAATAAGGAAATGCGTGCTCATGCATTGGAAAAGGGATTTACACTTAATGAATATTCGCTAAGACCTATTGGAATGACGG GTGTTCCAGGTGAGCCAATTGATCTGACATCAGAGGAAGACATATTCGACTACATCGATTACCCATATAAGAAGCCCGAAGAAaggaatttgtaa
- the LOC123720094 gene encoding ankyrin repeat domain-containing protein 11-like → MDNVTEKLFQCFGHKKFKSELQERAVRAIARGVHDVYVSMPTGSGKSLCFQLPAMLQDNKVAIVFSPLLALIKDQIDHLTRLKIQAESINSKMTSKDRERVLNDLQSMKPNTRFLYITPEQAATVTFKALLEHLVKYKKVSYIIVDEAHCVSEWGHDFRPDYLKLGYLREKFKSIPWVALTATASTEVTKDILENLKLLHPVAQFKTPSFRRNLFYDVVYQNCIEDEVGDLAEFLKKCLKDDDNVKARDKNSVIVYCRTREQTEDIARMLCNKGVKSLAYHGGLKGSERVSVQEQWFNGEFPCVCATVSFGMGVDKASVRAVVHWGLPQNVAAYYQESGRAGRDGKPAFCRIYYCRSERNAVDFLLKSEISRSKTPEQKQRCKNAYKSFEIMVKYCEDVGCRHKTFADYFGEEPPRCGTRCDACTDARAVRRALEQHMRRAMSATLHRAGFVSHDDSSDLYGQGRDGQKREIESYYGDGGDDSDGESSRRRVADETRSLIMHEFAQRKKSIEKDKKSNDSESAKYSKCKAADSTSTKVNGLTVASRESYLSLLKNALSENLASLKDVDEPIKPLSKSNVEQCAIEMEYEAFSSSTVISLYRRAMTKLIATVKASKDSLYSRLKTFEPKKREILGEFVQDFEKKKQGESHKSHGFITASQLEGQIEEKNGARELSKADRETKRKANSFKKDPLTQTKLKSFFTPKTAQESPEISSSASDDEGGLIIDEHSKPDPCESTLKLDEIEDNTDDDVDKTLKIEEISSSSKNDSNSKTLVINITLQGVRSNRANEEKVEHEQEDTHSGDENIKGSPNKKHGPAKRKIKALFGESSDESELDSNSRKKLKVSKEIHRDFEKQKDDVKHKDKHKSKHNDVKEKHKDKDKHRDKQKEEKTKPSRQQSASETEKKRRKHSTSSISSEKELVIDESKNSSQESNQSSHLATKSPEKSKRHHHRKRSETEKKPRNNSVSSVNWEKELVINESKCTEANTNSADETLVLDNQEEDPTASSSRQRDDITETIAEDDKNTDNNEETVSNKECSTRGIVTKFDEKSLTEAHKLSVEADKVLKELQQFAELKPEPALPEIKEEKPATSETKSSFEITSNKSKSPQKSSKSQKDINISIKKPEDRHKSRTNEREKDVTKHHTKRKKEKKSDKVDVAGLVVKLLMPYYKKNKISNRELFKITARHIVHQLLAIQVTEEAAISMLLKKTFSKNITIQTETDLNTKLNLSKEL, encoded by the exons ATGGATAACGTAACTGAAAAACTTTTCCAATGTTTTGgtcataaaaaatttaaaagtgagCTTCAAGAAAGGGCTGTCAGAGCAATTGCGCGag gTGTCCATGATGTTTATGTTTCTATGCCTACTGGTTCTGGAAAATCACTTTGCTTCCAATTACCTGCTATGTTGCAGGACAATAAAGTTGCTATAGTATTTTCACCCTTACTTGCATTAATTAAAGATCAGATAGACCATTTGACTAGGTTAAAAATACAAGCTGAatcaataaattcaaaaatgacGAGTAAAGACAGAGAAAGAGTTTTGAATGATTTACAAAGTATGAAACCAAATACacgttttttgtatataactcCAGAACAGGCTGCTACAGTAACATTTAAAGCACTTTTGGAACATTTAGTAAAGTACAAGAAAGTATCATACATAATTGTTGATGAAGCTCACTGTGTGAGTGAATGGGGGCATGATTTTCGGCctgattatttaaaacttggaTATCTAcgtgaaaaatttaaaagtataccATGGGTAGCTCTTACTGCAACAGCAAGTACCGAAGTCACTAAAGACATTTTAGAGAACCTTAAATTGCTGCATCCAGTGGCACAGTTCAAGACCCCTAGCTTTAGGCGTAACCTGTTCTATGATGTAGTGTACCAAAACTGCATTGAAGATGAAGTTGGTGATTTAGCCGAATTTCTGAAGAAATGTTTAAAGGATGATGATAATGTAAAGGCA agagACAAAAATTCAGTTATTGTATATTGTCGGACTCGTGAACAAACAGAGGACATTGCTAGGATGTTGTGTAATAAAGGAGTCAAATCATTAGCCTATCATGGTG GATTAAAGGGTTCAGAACGGGTGTCAGTGCAAGAACAATGGTTCAATGGTGAATTTCCTTGTGTATGTGCGACTGTTTCATTTGGTATGGGTGTTGACAAAGCATCTGTACGCGCTGTCGTTCATTGGGGTCTACCACAAAATGTTGCAGCCTATTATCAA GAGTCAGGGAGGGCTGGTAGAGACGGCAAACCGGCATTTTGTCGCATCTACTACTGCCGAAGTGAACGcaatgccgtcgactttttactCAAATCTGAGATATCCCGTTCAAAGACTCCTGAACAAAAACAACGATGTAAAAATGCGTACAAGAGTTTCGAGATTATGGTCAAATACTGTGAAGATGTTGG GTGTCGCCACAAAACATTCGCGGATTATTTCGGCGAAGAACCACCGCGGTGCGGTACGCGATGCGACGCGTGCACAGACGCACGCGCCGTACGACGTGCCCTCGAACAACACATGCGAAGAGCCATGAGCGCCACGCTGCACCGTGCGGGCTTTGTCTCTCACGATGACTCATCCGACCTCTATGGACAGGGGAGAGACGGTCAGAAGAG GGAAATAGAATCATACTACGGTGATGGTGGTGATGACTCCGACGGTGAAAGCAGTAGACGTCGAGTTGCCGATGAGACACGTTCCCTTATTATGCATGAGTTTGCTCAAAGAAAGAAATCTATCGAAAAGGACAAAAAGTCAAATGATTCTGAATCTGCTAAATACTCAAAATGCAAAGCCGCTGATAGTACAAGCACAAAA GTAAATGGATTGACAGTAGCAAGCAGAGAAAGTTACTTATCCCTCCTAAAAAATGCTCTTAGTGAGAATTTAGCGTCGTTGAAAGACGTAGATGAACCCATAAAACCATTATCAAAGAGTAACGTAGAACAATGCGCTATCGAGATGGAATATGAGGCCTTTTCCAGCAGTACGGTCATAAGCTTGTATAGACGAGCGATGACTAAACTG attGCAACAGTAAAAGCATCTAAAGACAGTCTTTACTCTCGTCTTAAAACGTTTGAGCCTAAAAAACGGGAAATTCTCGGCGAGTTTGTACAGGACTTTGAAAAGAAGAAGCAAGGGGAATCTCATAAATCGCATGGGTTTATTACTGCCTCTCAGTTAGAAG GACAAATAGAGGAGAAAAATGGAGCTCGAGAACTTTCGAAAGCTGACAGAGAAACAAAACGAAAGGCTAATTCCTTCAAAAAAGATCCTCTTACACAAACCAAGCTGAAAAGCTTCTTTACCCCCAAGACGGCGCAAGAGTCTCCAGAAATCTCCTCAAGCGCTAGTGACGATGAAGGCGGACTTATTATTGATGAACACTCTAAACCAGACCCTTGTGAATCAACTCTAAAATTGGACGAGATAGAAGATAATACAGATGATGATGTCGACAAAACCTTAAAAATTGAGGAAATAAGTTCAAGTTCTAAAAATGACTCTAATTCGAAAACAttggttataaatattactctGCAGGGTGTTCGAAGTAATCGCGCAAACGAAGAAAAGGTAGAACATGAGCAGGAGGATACGCACTCAGGggatgaaaatataaaaggttcCCCTAATAAAAAGCATGGCCCagcaaaaagaaaaattaaagcCTTATTTGGTGAATCATCCGATGAGAGCGAATTAGATTCAAATTCCCGTAAAAAACTCAAAGTTTCTAAAGAAATACACCGAGATTTCGAGAAACAAAAAGATGACGTGAAGCATAAAGATAAGCATAAAAGTAAACATAACGACGTAAAGGAAAAGCATAAAGATAAAGACAAACATCGAGACAAACAGAAGGAAGAAAAGACAAAACCATCTCGACAGCAGAGCGCAAGTGAAACTGagaaaaaaagaagaaaacacTCAACTAGTAGTATAAGTTCGGAAAAAGAGCTTGTTATCGACGAGAGTAAAAATTCAAGTCAAGAATCGAATCAATCAAGTCATCTTGCAACAAAATCACCCGAGAAATCGAAACGACATCACCATCGCAAAAGAAGTGAAACAGAAAAGAAACCCAGAAATAATTCTGTAAGCAGTGTTAACTGGGAAAAGGAACTTGTCATAAACGAATCGAAATGTACAGAAGCCAACACTAACTCTGCAGATGAAACATTGGTACTCGATAATCAAGAAGAAGACCCAACAGCGTCTTCAAGTAGACAGCGAGACGACATCACTGAAACTATAGCGGAGGACGATAAAAATACTGATAATAACGAAGAAACTGTTTCTAACAAGGAATGTTCTACCCGCGGAATTGTTACAAAGTTCGATGAGAAATCGCTTACTGAAGCACATAAATTGAGCGTTGAAGcagataaagttttaaaagaacTTCAACAATTTGCTGAATTAAAACCAGAACCAGCGTTGCCTGAGATCAAGGAAGAGAAACCTGCTACCAGTGAGACCAAATCTTCGTTTGAGATAACATCCAATAAAAGTAAATCTCCTCAAAAGAGCAGTAAATCTCAAAAAGATattaacatttcaataaaaaaacctgAGGACCGCCATAAATCGAGAACAAATGAAAGAGAAAAAGATGTAACAAAACATCACACAAAGcggaaaaaagaaaagaaaagtgACAAAGTAGACGTAGCTGGATTAgttgtaaaattattgatgccttactataagaaaaataaaataagcaatagagagttatttaaaattacagcgCGACATATCGTTCACCAACTTCTTGCAATTCAAGTCACAG AGGAAGCCGCTATTAGTATGTTACTGAAGAAGACGTTTAGCAAGAACATCACAATACAAACAGAAACGGATTTAAATACTAAGTTAAATCTAAGCAaagaactttaa
- the LOC123720375 gene encoding condensin-2 complex subunit D3-like, whose product MQLLEELSNLQLQFLDYDWVQSIYDSEFFEFGDLPSEFQNAIDSSEVNLTFQNVIYAIDDWLSCKDNSDDDASWVTLSNQVNHKKLLALLGYYIDCGNKNIFPTEARNNALWASRLYFKLLSIPGYKAYHIYHSQLFAHTLTCLSYPKTVCENEDNFFNPKQLIRVVNSIIKELNEFVHELKTVIVKLQLSPGDINFEDILSNLIDITGGSIVTKLNIDKIELANLSKVVYEVIDFILCTADGEPDALAIKLLFKAMLPKFIAASLDHKQANNIVRASYVAYSGLILSKYGKTALSSYVMLLQHLTYSLDGLEKAEVRQTRIPLVVGLMSLLPQRSYCTTVKWLLKLTTTAKVPHRQVAMEILAQLLPNDAEKRNSDSGIESRKTSIEDNLEGHDNNKEAVEDTEKDQANTMEEDSQSQSSISEFDIDPSEDISSLINQRRHCVPHGEIVRAIYERISDVSGTLRARAIAILTDLLGSDHDPIIEAMRDISGDGTQCQLAKAATRCSSDERAVVRKAAVLLIHRLLVRNPHPTHYSTLVSLCRDASIVVRGAAVNALADLALNNPTKLSLNAFLTGPMHQLSDPEAKIQEQVINLAQAIIVAPLQKFDPANTDDCLPWSFLAGIVRLNMRKHLQKACMLLVKSSNSINHRLVDLVSTHLGVLSDARDLQSLVLLTSVARHVEYNDVAFLLDYYYKLAGTGPERERDSRLMPLVVELISLWSRFVEDEARRALRDHLIQRIQIDADCRPACVSLAASLDSTDMQWATDLMKVSERRALSGGPIDDWICAADLSLVAPEPPSFALINLYVAALQAPPPEWSESERGACVAGIGRICVRSRDASVVAAPQLAILLQDPAAPLCARLNSLLALTDVCTRYTCIVEPLLKSMCGCLSCDAPAELRRAAARVLTRLLLGGYLRLRTPLYYRFCALLADEDLEVREPAEYYVTSCLTVDVIYHHFVDCVLHYNNENEDKMSFDSRQLIYDVMLQRMSVVQRLNIQCRLAREILTHAANEIEEIRDDEELPAALNAALLDTITLLCGPRMKLPKKPEKSGEADIEDLQERVTTNIVSHKMKRTVAEVLVPAVLRLYARLRTRGGQLATYIVRIATDLHNDYRQEIEELIEDDEELVERVRHFQDTIGLEPSSGNSRNLVTSSVPPDPETPRSQKKRPRPYSHTPRKRKLKI is encoded by the exons atgCAACTTTTGGAAGAACTAAGTAATTTGCAGCTGCAGTTCCTGGACTATGATTGGGTTCAATCTATATATGATTCTGAGTTCTTTGAATTTGGTGATTTGCCTTCAGAATTTCAAAATGCTATTGACTCTTCTGAAGTAAACTTAACTTTTCAAAATGTAATCTATGCAATTGATGATTGGTTATCTTGTAAAGATAATTCTGATGATGATGCTTCATGGGTGACACTCTCGAATCaagtaaatcataaaaaattattagccCTATTAGGCTATTATATTGACtgtggaaataaaaatatatttcctacTGAGGCCAGAAATAATGCATTGTGGGCATCTCGGCTCTATTTTAAGCTCCTATCTATTCCTGGATATAAAGCATACCATATTTATCACTCTCAACTGTTTGCCCACACTCTTACTTGTCTAAGTTACCCAAAAACTGTATGTGAAAATGaagataacttttttaatcCTAAACAATTGATTAGAGTAGTAAACTCTATTATTAAAGAACTAAATGAGTTTGTCCACGAGTTGAAAACTGTCATTGTGAAACTACAACTTAGTCCAGGAGATATAAACTTTGaagatattttatcaaatctGATTGATATTACTGGGGGATCAATTGTCACGAAATTGAATATAG ATAAGATAGAGCTAGCAAATTTATCCAAGGTTGTATATGAAGTTATCGACTTCATACTCTGCACTGCAGATGGGGAACCAGATGCTTTAGCAATTAAGTTATTGTTCAAGGCCATGCTTCCAAAATTTATTGCAGCATCATTAGATCATAAACAAGctaat aatATTGTAAGAGCGTCATATGTGGCATACTCTGGGCTCATCTTAAGTAAATATGGTAAAACTGCACTTTCCAGTTATGTAATGCTCTTGCAACATTTAACTTATTCCTTGGATGGATTG GAAAAGGCTGAAGTTCGACAGACACGGATACCATTGGTAGTTGGTCTTATGAGCCTCTTGCCACAGAGATCGTATTGCACCACAGTCAAATGGCTTCTCAAGTTAACAACTACTGCAAAAGTACCTCATCGACAGGTGGCAATG GAAATATTAGCTCAGCTCTTACCAAATGATGCAGAGAAACGGAATTCTGATTCAGGAATCGAAAGTCGAAAGACATCTATTGAAGATAATTTAGaag GACATGATAATAATAAGGAAGCAGTAGAAGATACTGAAAAGGACCAAGCGAATACAATGGAAGAGGACAGTCAATCACAGTCATCTATATCAGAG TTTGATATAGACCCATCAGAAGATATATCTAGTCTAATAAACCAGCGCCGGCATTGCGTCCCTCACGGAGAAATAGTACGTGCCATATACGAACGCATAAGTGACGTATCAGGCACGCTGCGTGCACGAGCGATCGCCATACTCACAGATTTACTTGGATCTGACCATGATCCCATTATTGAAGCTATGAGA GATATAAGCGGCGACGGGACTCAGTGTCAGCTTGCGAAAGCGGCCACCCGTTGTTCGTCTGACGAGCGCGCAGTCGTACGCAAAGCGGCCGTTTTGCTCATACATCGGCTGCTCGTGAGAAACCCTCATCCTACACATTATTCC ACCTTAGTATCTCTTTGCCGCGACGCAAGTATCGTGGTACGCGGCGCTGCCGTCAATGCGTTGGCAGATTTAGCGCTGAACAACCCAACTAAACTCTCACTCAACGCCTTCCTGACTGGGCCCATGCACCAATTGTCTGACCCGGAAGCTAAG atACAAGAACAAGTAATAAATCTTGCCCAAGCGATCATAGTTGCGCCCTTGCAAAAGTTCGATCCGGCAAATACGGACGATTGCCTCCCTTGGAGTTTCTTGGCGGGCATTGTTAGGCTTAATATGAGGAAACATCTTCAGAAAGCCTGCATGCTTCTTGTGAAGTCTTCAAACAGTATTAA TCATCGTTTAGTTGACCTAGTGAGCACTCATCTTGGCGTGCTGTCAGACGCGCGTGACCTACAAAGCCTCGTGCTATTAACAAGCGTGGCAAGACACGTCGAATACAACGATGTAGCTTTTCTACTCGACTATTATTACAAACTGGCAGGTACAGGTCCG GAGCGTGAACGCGATAGTCGCCTTATGCCGTTGGTAGTAGAGCTGATATCTCTATGGTCCCGCTTCGTAGAGGACGAGGCAAGAAGAGCATTGCGCGATCATCTCATACAAAGAATTCAAATTGATGCAG ATTGTCGGCCGGCGTGTGTGTCCCTCGCTGCGAGTTTGGATTCTACAGATATGCAATGGGCTACGGACTTAATGAAAGTGT CTGAGCGCCGAGCGTTAAGTGGAGGACCGATTGATGATTGGATTTGCGCGGCTGACCTTTCTTTGGTAGCGCCTGAACCGCCTTCCTTCGCTCTGATTAACCTCTATGTTGCTGCCTTACAAGCACCACCTCCTG agtGGAGCGAGTCAGAACGAGGCGCGTGCGTAGCGGGCATCGGACGTATCTGCGTTCGTTCGCGCGACGCGTCCGTAGTAGCGGCCCCACAACTCGCCATTTTACTACAAGACCCTGCTGCCCCGCTTTGCGCCCGCCTAAACTCTTTACTGGCGCTTACTGACGTTTGTACaag GTATACGTGTATAGTGGAGCCGCTGTTGAAATCAATGTGCGGATGTCTAAGCTGCGACGCGCCCGCAGAGTTGCGTCGCGCTGCCGCACGAGTGCTCACACGACTGCTCTTAGGAGGTTACTTGAGGTTACGTACGCCTCTTTATTACCG CTTTTGTGCGTTGTTGGCGGACGAAGATCTCGAAGTCCGTGAGCCGGCAGAGTACTATGTGACGAGTTGTCTCACTGTTGACGTCATTTATCATCACTTTGTCGACTGCGTGCTGCATTATAACAACGAAAACGAAG ACAAGATGTCCTTCGATTCCCGTCAGCTTATATACGACGTAATGCTCCAACGAATGTCAGTGGTACAGCGATTGAATATTCAATGTCGATTAGCGAGAGAGATTCTGACGCACGCAGCTAATGAAATAGAAGAGATACGTGATGATGAAGAGCTCCCAGCGGCACTTAATGCTGCTCTGTTGGATACGATAACGCTACTCTGTGGACCTCGAATGAAACTGCCCA aaaaacCAGAAAAGTCTGGTGAAGCTGATATTGAAGATCTTCAAGAGAGAGTGACTACGAACATTGTGTCTCAT aaaatgAAACGTACAGTGGCAGAGGTGCTTGTACCAGCGGTACTACGGTTGTACGCTCGTCTACGAACCCGCGGTGGACAATTAGCCACGTATATAGTGAGGATTGCCACAGACTTACATAACGATTATCGCCAAGAG ATTGAAGAGCTAATAGAAGATGACGAAGAATTAGTGGAACGCGTGCGTCACTTTCAAGACACGATCGGTTTGGAGCCGTCATCGGGCAACAGTCGTAACCTCGTGACGTCGTCTGTACCACCAGATCCGGAAACGCCCCGTTCCCAAAAGAAGAGACCACGCCCTTACTCCCATACGCCCCGGAAACGGAAACTTAAGATATAA